A stretch of Tenrec ecaudatus isolate mTenEca1 chromosome 2, mTenEca1.hap1, whole genome shotgun sequence DNA encodes these proteins:
- the RELL2 gene encoding RELT-like protein 2 has protein sequence MSEPQPDLEPPQHGLYMLFLLVLVFFLMGLVGFMICHVLKKKGYRCRTSRGSEPDDAQLQPSEDDDLNEDTVERIVRCIIQNEANAEALKEMLGDSEGEGTVQLSSVDVTASLQDGAPSHHHTVHLGSAAPCIHCTRNKRPPLVRQGRSKEGKSRPRPGETTVFSVGRFRVTHIEKRHGFHEHHDGSPTDRSWGSGGGQDPGGSQESGGGQPRAGAPAMERLPPERPPQPQPLANPPVQNGGLRDRGVVPCALEGNPGASAEPGLAAGSRGPSPGLPSQEANGQPTKVDTSDEQASPPRGTGGV, from the exons ATGTCGGAACCACAGCCTGACCTGGAGCCGCCCCAGCATGGGCTGTACATGCTCTTCCTGCTCGTTCTGGTCTTCTTCCTCATGGGCCTGGTAGGCTTCATGATCTGCCACGTGCTAAAGAAGAAGGGCTACCGCTGCCGCACGTCGAGGGGCTCAGAGCCTGACGACGCCCAGCTCCAGCCCT CTGAGGATGACGACTTGAATGAGGACACAGTGGAGAGGATCGTTCGATGCATCATCCAAAATGAAG CCAATGCTGAGGCCTTGAAGGAGATGCTGGGGGACAGTGAGGGGGAAGGGACAGTGCAACTGTCCAG TGTGGATGTCACAGCTAGCCTGCAGGATGgagccccctcccaccaccacacaGTGCACCTGGGCTCTGCAGCCCCTTGCATCCATTGCACACGCAACAAGAGGCCCCCACTTGTCCGTCAGGGCCGCTCCAAGGAAGGAAagagccgccctaggcctggggagaccacCGTGTTCTCTGTGGGCAG GTTCCGGGTGACACACATTGAGAAACGCCATGGGTTTCATGAGCACCATGATGGCTCCCCCACAGACAGAAGCTGGGGCTCTGGTGGGGGGCAGGATCCAGGGGGCAGTCAAGAATCTGGGGGAGGGCAGCCCAGGGCAGGGGCACCTGCCATGGAAAGACTGCCCCCCGAGAGACCACCCCAGCCTCAGCCCCTAGCCAACCCCCCAGTGCAGAATGGAGGTCTCCGGGACCGTGGCGTCGTCCCGTGTGCTCTTGAGGGGAACCCTGGAGCCTCTGCAGAGCCGGGGCTAGCGGCCGGAAGCAGGGGCCCAAGTCCAGGGCTGCCCAGTCAAGAGGCAAATGGACAGCCAACCAAAGTGGACACCTCAGATGAGCAG GCGTCCCCACCTCGGGGAACAGGAGGTGTGTGA
- the FCHSD1 gene encoding F-BAR and double SH3 domains protein 1 isoform X1 yields the protein MQPPPRKVKPAQEVKLRFLEQLNILQTRQQREADLLEDIRSYSKQRAAIEREYGQALQKLAGPFLKRDGQRSGELDSRDRTVFGAWRCLLDATVAGGQARLQASDRYRDLAGGTGRSAKEQVLRKGAENLQRAQAEVLQSVRELGRSRKLYGQRERVWALAQEKAADVQARLNRNDHGIFHTRTSLQKLSSKLAAQSAHYSHQLRAARNDYLLNLVATNAHLDHYYQEELPAVLKTLVSELLEHLRDPLTLLSHTELEAAELALEQARQGGQTTSQVSWEQDLQLFLQEPGVFSPTPPQQFQPAGTDQVCVLELEGGAGGVAGASGLEKEIQRWTSRAARDYKIQNHGNWVLQRLEQRRQQAPEREAPGIELRLQEVRESIRRAQVSQVKGAARLALLQGTGLDVQCWLKPAMTQAQAAVEQERRLSEARLSQKDLSPTAEDTELSDFEECEEAGELFEEPVPTAMTTRPLPYSAHVVFGYQAGHEDELTIKEGEWLEVIEEGDVDEWVKARNQHGEVGFVPERYLNFPNLSLPERGQDSNNPSGAEPTAFLARALYMYTAQSTEELSFPEGALIRLLPRAQDGVDDGFWRGEFGGHVGVFPSLLVEEMLAPPGLPEPSDPEETLPSPSPPSFSPPAPTSALDGPPAPILPGEQLPDCPGPLDRMVPRIKPVRPPPPPPAKAPDPGHPEPLT from the exons ATGCAGCCGCCACCCCGAAAA GTGAAGCCGGCCCAGGAGGTGAAGCTTCGCTTCCTGGAGCAGCTAAACATCCTTCAGACTCGGCAGCAGAGGGAGGCGGATCTGCTGGAGGACATCAG GTCCTATAGCAAGCAGAGGGCAGCCATTGAACGGGAGTATGGGCAG gcactccaaaagcTGGCCGGGCCATTCCTGAAGAGGGACGGGCAGCGGAGTGGGGAGCTGGACAGCAG ggacaggacagtgtttggtGCCTGGCGCTGTCTGCTGGACGCCACCGTGGCTGGGGGCCAAGCCCGGCTGCAGGCATCTGACCGATACCGTGACCTGGCAGGGGGCACAGGGAGGAGTGCCAAGGAGCAGGTGCTCAGGAAG GGAGCAGAGAACCTCCAGAGAGCACAGGCTGAGGTGCTGCAGTCTGTCCGGGAGCTGGGCCGAAGTCGGAAGCTTTATGGGCAGCGGGAACGTGTGTGGGCTTTGGCCCAGGAGAAGGCAGCCGATGTCCAGGCCAG GCTGAACCGCAATGACCATGGGATCTTCCACACCCGGACTAGTCTCCAGAAACTCAGCAGCAAG CTGGCTGCCCAGTCTGCCCATTACTCCCATCAACTAAGAGCAGCCCGCAATGATTACCTGCTCAACTTGGTGGCCACCAACGCTCACCTTGACCACTACTACCAGGAAGAACTGCCCGCTGTGCTCAAG ACCCTGGTCAGCGAGCTGTTGGAACACTTGAGGGACCCCCTGACCTTACTGAGCCACACTGAGCTGGAAGCCGCAGAGCTAGCCCTGGAGCAGGCCCGCCAAGGTGGGCAGACCACCTCCCAG GTAAGCTGGGAGCAGGACCTGCAGCTCTTCCTTCAGGAGCCTGGCGTATTTTCGCCCACCCCACCTCAGCAGTTCCAGCCAGCAGGGACTGATCAG GTGTGTGTTCTGGAGCtggaagggggagcaggaggcGTGGCTGGGGCAAGTGGCCTGGAGAAAGAGATCCAGCGCTGGACCAGCCGAGCTGCCCGAGACTACAAGATCCAGAACCATGGGAACTGG GTGCTGCAGCGGTTGGAGCAGAGGCGGCAGCAGGCCCCAGAGCGGGAGGCTCCGGGCATAGAGCTGCGGTTGCAGGAAGTGAGGGAGAGCATCCGGAGGGCCCAG GTGAGTCAGGTGAAGGGGGCTGCCCGGCTGGCGCTGCTGCAGGGGACCGGCCTGGACGTCCAGTGCTGGCTGAAGCCAGCCATGACGCAGGCCCAGGCTGCGGTGGAGCAGGAACGACGGCTCAGTGAGGCCCGGCTGTCCCAGAAGGACCTCTCCCCGACG GCTGAAGATACGGAGCTCTCGGACTTTGAGGAATGTGAGGAGGCCGGTGAGCTCTTTGAGGAGCCCGTCCCCACAGCCATGACCACCAGACCCCTCCCCTACTCTGCACATGTGGTGTTTGGCTATCAG GCTGGGCATGAGGATGAGCtgaccattaaggaaggagagtGGCTGGAGGTCATAGAGGAAGGAGATGtggatgaatgggttaag GCTCGGAACCAGCATGGCGAGGTAGGCTTCGTCCCGGAGCGGTATCTCAACTTCCCGAACCTCTCCCTGCCTGAGAGGGGCCAGGACAGCAACAATCCGTCGGGAGCAGAGCCCACAG CCTTCCTGGCCCGGGCCCTGTACATGTACACAGCACAGAGCACAGAGGAGCTGAGCTTCCCTGAAGGGGCGCTCATTCGATTGCTGCCCCGGGCCCAGGACGGAGTGGATGATGGCTTCTGGAGGGGAGAGTTTGGGGGCCATGTCGgggtcttcccctccctcctggtggAGGAGATGCTTGCCCCCCCAGGACTCCCTGAGCCCTCAGACCCTGAAGAG ACGCTGCCATCCCCTTCTCCGCCGAGCTTCTCCCCTCCTGCACCCACCTCTGCCTTGGATGGGCCCCCTGCACCCATCCTGCCTGGGG AGCAACTCCCCGACTGCCCTGGGCCCCTGGACCGGATGGTGCCTCGAATCAAGCCG GTGCGTCCACCTCCACCTCCGCCAGCTAAGGCCCCGGATCCTGGCCACCCAGAACCCCTCACCTGA
- the FCHSD1 gene encoding F-BAR and double SH3 domains protein 1 isoform X2: MQPPPRKVKPAQEVKLRFLEQLNILQTRQQREADLLEDIRSYSKQRAAIEREYGQALQKLAGPFLKRDGQRSGELDSRTVFGAWRCLLDATVAGGQARLQASDRYRDLAGGTGRSAKEQVLRKGAENLQRAQAEVLQSVRELGRSRKLYGQRERVWALAQEKAADVQARLNRNDHGIFHTRTSLQKLSSKLAAQSAHYSHQLRAARNDYLLNLVATNAHLDHYYQEELPAVLKTLVSELLEHLRDPLTLLSHTELEAAELALEQARQGGQTTSQVSWEQDLQLFLQEPGVFSPTPPQQFQPAGTDQVCVLELEGGAGGVAGASGLEKEIQRWTSRAARDYKIQNHGNWVLQRLEQRRQQAPEREAPGIELRLQEVRESIRRAQVSQVKGAARLALLQGTGLDVQCWLKPAMTQAQAAVEQERRLSEARLSQKDLSPTAEDTELSDFEECEEAGELFEEPVPTAMTTRPLPYSAHVVFGYQAGHEDELTIKEGEWLEVIEEGDVDEWVKARNQHGEVGFVPERYLNFPNLSLPERGQDSNNPSGAEPTAFLARALYMYTAQSTEELSFPEGALIRLLPRAQDGVDDGFWRGEFGGHVGVFPSLLVEEMLAPPGLPEPSDPEETLPSPSPPSFSPPAPTSALDGPPAPILPGEQLPDCPGPLDRMVPRIKPVRPPPPPPAKAPDPGHPEPLT; the protein is encoded by the exons ATGCAGCCGCCACCCCGAAAA GTGAAGCCGGCCCAGGAGGTGAAGCTTCGCTTCCTGGAGCAGCTAAACATCCTTCAGACTCGGCAGCAGAGGGAGGCGGATCTGCTGGAGGACATCAG GTCCTATAGCAAGCAGAGGGCAGCCATTGAACGGGAGTATGGGCAG gcactccaaaagcTGGCCGGGCCATTCCTGAAGAGGGACGGGCAGCGGAGTGGGGAGCTGGACAGCAG gacagtgtttggtGCCTGGCGCTGTCTGCTGGACGCCACCGTGGCTGGGGGCCAAGCCCGGCTGCAGGCATCTGACCGATACCGTGACCTGGCAGGGGGCACAGGGAGGAGTGCCAAGGAGCAGGTGCTCAGGAAG GGAGCAGAGAACCTCCAGAGAGCACAGGCTGAGGTGCTGCAGTCTGTCCGGGAGCTGGGCCGAAGTCGGAAGCTTTATGGGCAGCGGGAACGTGTGTGGGCTTTGGCCCAGGAGAAGGCAGCCGATGTCCAGGCCAG GCTGAACCGCAATGACCATGGGATCTTCCACACCCGGACTAGTCTCCAGAAACTCAGCAGCAAG CTGGCTGCCCAGTCTGCCCATTACTCCCATCAACTAAGAGCAGCCCGCAATGATTACCTGCTCAACTTGGTGGCCACCAACGCTCACCTTGACCACTACTACCAGGAAGAACTGCCCGCTGTGCTCAAG ACCCTGGTCAGCGAGCTGTTGGAACACTTGAGGGACCCCCTGACCTTACTGAGCCACACTGAGCTGGAAGCCGCAGAGCTAGCCCTGGAGCAGGCCCGCCAAGGTGGGCAGACCACCTCCCAG GTAAGCTGGGAGCAGGACCTGCAGCTCTTCCTTCAGGAGCCTGGCGTATTTTCGCCCACCCCACCTCAGCAGTTCCAGCCAGCAGGGACTGATCAG GTGTGTGTTCTGGAGCtggaagggggagcaggaggcGTGGCTGGGGCAAGTGGCCTGGAGAAAGAGATCCAGCGCTGGACCAGCCGAGCTGCCCGAGACTACAAGATCCAGAACCATGGGAACTGG GTGCTGCAGCGGTTGGAGCAGAGGCGGCAGCAGGCCCCAGAGCGGGAGGCTCCGGGCATAGAGCTGCGGTTGCAGGAAGTGAGGGAGAGCATCCGGAGGGCCCAG GTGAGTCAGGTGAAGGGGGCTGCCCGGCTGGCGCTGCTGCAGGGGACCGGCCTGGACGTCCAGTGCTGGCTGAAGCCAGCCATGACGCAGGCCCAGGCTGCGGTGGAGCAGGAACGACGGCTCAGTGAGGCCCGGCTGTCCCAGAAGGACCTCTCCCCGACG GCTGAAGATACGGAGCTCTCGGACTTTGAGGAATGTGAGGAGGCCGGTGAGCTCTTTGAGGAGCCCGTCCCCACAGCCATGACCACCAGACCCCTCCCCTACTCTGCACATGTGGTGTTTGGCTATCAG GCTGGGCATGAGGATGAGCtgaccattaaggaaggagagtGGCTGGAGGTCATAGAGGAAGGAGATGtggatgaatgggttaag GCTCGGAACCAGCATGGCGAGGTAGGCTTCGTCCCGGAGCGGTATCTCAACTTCCCGAACCTCTCCCTGCCTGAGAGGGGCCAGGACAGCAACAATCCGTCGGGAGCAGAGCCCACAG CCTTCCTGGCCCGGGCCCTGTACATGTACACAGCACAGAGCACAGAGGAGCTGAGCTTCCCTGAAGGGGCGCTCATTCGATTGCTGCCCCGGGCCCAGGACGGAGTGGATGATGGCTTCTGGAGGGGAGAGTTTGGGGGCCATGTCGgggtcttcccctccctcctggtggAGGAGATGCTTGCCCCCCCAGGACTCCCTGAGCCCTCAGACCCTGAAGAG ACGCTGCCATCCCCTTCTCCGCCGAGCTTCTCCCCTCCTGCACCCACCTCTGCCTTGGATGGGCCCCCTGCACCCATCCTGCCTGGGG AGCAACTCCCCGACTGCCCTGGGCCCCTGGACCGGATGGTGCCTCGAATCAAGCCG GTGCGTCCACCTCCACCTCCGCCAGCTAAGGCCCCGGATCCTGGCCACCCAGAACCCCTCACCTGA
- the HDAC3 gene encoding histone deacetylase 3, with protein sequence MAKTVAYFYDPDVGNFHYGAGHPMKPHRLALTHSLVLHYGLYKKMIVFKPYQASQHDMCRFHSEDYIDFLQRVSPTNMQGFTKSLNAFNVGDDCPVFPGLFEFCSRYTGASLQGATQLNNKICDIAINWAGGLHHAKKFEASGFCYVNDIVIGILELLKYHPRVLYIDIDIHHGDGVQEAFYLTDRVMTVSFHKYGNYFFPGTGDMYEVGAESGRYYCLNVPLRDGIDDQSYKHLFQPVINQVVDFYQPTCIVLQCGADSLGCDRLGCFNLSIRGHGECVEYVKSFNIPLLVLGGGGYTVRNVARCWTYETSLLVEEAISEELPYSEYFEYFAPDFTLHPDVSTRIENQNSRQYLDQIRQTIFENLKMLNHAPSVQIHDVPSDLLTYDRTDEADAEERGPEENYSRPEAPNEFYDGDHDNDKESDVEI encoded by the exons ATGGCCAAGACCGTGGCCTATTTCTACGACCCAGACGTGGGCAACTTCCACTACG gggctgGACACCCCATGAAGCCCCATCGCCtagcactgacccatagcctcgTTTTGCACTACGGCCTCTATAAGAAAATGATC GTCTTCAAGCCGTACCAGGCCTCCCAACACGACATGTGCCGCTTCCACTCTGAAGACTACATCGATTTCCTGCAGAGAGTCAGCCCCACCAATATGCAGGGTTTCACTAAGAGCCTGAATGCCTTCAACGTGGGCGATGACTG CCCTGTGTTCCCCGGGCTCTTTGAGTTCTGCTCCCGTTACACAGGCGCATCTCTGCAAGGAGCAACCCAGCTGAACAACAAG ATCTGTGATATTGCCATTAATTGGGCCGGTGGTCTGCACCATGCCAAGAAGTTTGAG GCCTCTGGCTTCTGCTATGTCAATGACATTGTCATCGGGATCCTGGAACTGCTCAA GTATCACCCTCGGGTGCTCTACATCGATATTGACATCCACCATGGTGACGGGGTGCAGGAGGCCTTCTACCTCACAGACCGGGTCATGACAGTGTCCTTTCACAAATATGGAAATTACTTCTTCCCTGGCACAG GTGACATGTATGAAGTTGGGGCAGAGAGCGGCCGCTACTACTGCCTCAATGTGCCGCTGCGGGATGGCATCGATGACCAGA GTTACAAGCATCTTTTCCAGCCAGTTATCAACCAAGTAGTGGACTTCTACCAACCCACCTGCATTGTACTCCAG TGTGGAGCTGACTCTCTGGGCTGCGATCGATTGGGCTGCTTCAACCTCAGTATCCGAGGACATGG GGAATGTGTCGAATATGTCAAGAGCTTCAATATCCCTCTGCTGGTGCTAGGTGGAGGTGGCTATACTGTCCGAAACGTTGCACGTTGCTG GACTTACGAGACATCACTGCTGGTAGAAGAGGCGATTAGCGAGGAGCTTCCCTACAGTG AATACTTTGAGTACTTCGCCCCAGACTTCACGCTCCATCCTGACGTCAGCACCCGCATCGAGAATCAGAATTCACGCCAG TACCTGGACCAGATCCGCCAGACAATCTTTGAGAACCTGAAGATGCTGAACCACGCACCTAGTGTCCAGATTCACGATGTGCCCTCAGACCTCCTGACCTACGACAGGACGGATGAGGCTGATGCAGAGGAGAGGGGTCCTGAGGAGAACTACAGCAG